GACGTTACCGACCTGCCCGATGGTCGCCATGCACAGGATATGGATACGGCGCTGCTCGCCCGATGGCAAGCGCACCAGCGCATAATCGCCCTCTTTCGCCATCAACTGCGCGCCGACACCGGCGCCGCGAGCCAGCTGGCCCCCACGACCCCGCGTCAACTCGATGTTGTGGATAGTCGTGCCGGTCGGAATATTCTTCAAGGGCAGGGCATTGCCAGTGCGAATATCGGCATCCGGCCCCGCCTCGACCCTATCGCCTACTTTCAATCCCAGCGGCGCTATGATATAGCGTTTCTCGCCGTCCACATAATGCAGCAGGGCAATACGAGCCGAGCGATTCGGGTCGTACTCGATTGCGGCCACCCGCGCGGGCACGCCGAGCTTGTTGCGCTTGAAATCGATGATGCGATAAGCGCGCTTGGCCCCGCCGCCACGATGGCGCGTCGTGATCTTGCCCTGATTGTTACGCCCGGCGTGTTTTTTCAACCTGACCGTCAGAGACTTCTCAGGCTTTGTTTTCGTAATCTCCTCGAAAGTCGAAACCGACATGCCGCGACGCCCAGGAGATGTTGGACGGTACTGTTTAATTGGCATCTCTCAACACCTTCCCTAATTAAGCCTTCAATACGTCGATTGACTGCCCTTCGCGCAGGGTGACAATCGCCTTTTTCCACTCGCGGGCCTCTTGAGGTCGAGGAGCGGTTCCTTTACGCCGGATCATGCGCTTTTTGCCAGGCATGCGCATGATATTGACCGAGACAACATCTACTTTAAATATCGTCTCAACCGCGCGGCGAACGTCGATTTTATTCGCTCCTAACGCCACTTTGAAGGTATATTTATTGTATTTTTCCTGCTGGCCCACCGATTTTTCTGTGGTGATCCCGTGACGCAGCACTTCAGTGATTTCCATCGTGCCTACTCCTCTTCGTCTTCTGCCGCTGATGAGTCTTCATCGTCGCTCTCCTCGTCACCTTCATCCTCAACGTCATCCTCAGCTTCATCATGCTCCAATTCGCTCTCCGCGGTTGGTTCCTCTGCGTCCGTAGGCTCTTCAGCAGTTGTCTCCCCGGCATCTTCGGTATCCTGGGCATTTTCCGCGGCGTCGAGCTCCTCGGCAATCCTGCGAGTTGCTTCGTCGGCGCTCAGTCCTTCGCCGAAGACCATTTCGATCCAGCGCACCGTCATTTTCGGCATAATCACGTAATCGTGCTTTAGCAGTTCAACGACGTTGATGCAAGAGACATGCTGCACCTTGGCGGTCGGGATGTTACGAGTCGAGAGGACGACATTCTCGTCGCGCCTCGGCAGCATCATTAATACCTTCTTGCCGTCAGCTGATGGCAACT
The window above is part of the Ktedonobacteraceae bacterium genome. Proteins encoded here:
- the rplB gene encoding 50S ribosomal protein L2 — encoded protein: MPIKQYRPTSPGRRGMSVSTFEEITKTKPEKSLTVRLKKHAGRNNQGKITTRHRGGGAKRAYRIIDFKRNKLGVPARVAAIEYDPNRSARIALLHYVDGEKRYIIAPLGLKVGDRVEAGPDADIRTGNALPLKNIPTGTTIHNIELTRGRGGQLARGAGVGAQLMAKEGDYALVRLPSGEQRRIHILCMATIGQVGNVDHENRSLGKAGRSRHLGRRPTVRGSVMNPRDHPHGGGEGRSPIGGQPQTPWGKPALGYKTRKNKRTDRFIVRRRNAGRRRK
- the rplW gene encoding 50S ribosomal protein L23, which codes for MEITEVLRHGITTEKSVGQQEKYNKYTFKVALGANKIDVRRAVETIFKVDVVSVNIMRMPGKKRMIRRKGTAPRPQEAREWKKAIVTLREGQSIDVLKA
- the rplD gene encoding 50S ribosomal protein L4; translated protein: MPSTTVYNMAGEAVEELELSEQVFGVIPNVPVLHQVVTAQLVNRRQGNASTKTRSEVSGGNKKPYRQKGTGRARQGSIRAPQFRHGGVVWGPRPHPYHHDVPKKMRRLAIRSALSDKVANEQLVVVDNLTLDAPRTKDMLAILEKLPSADGKKVLMMLPRRDENVVLSTRNIPTAKVQHVSCINVVELLKHDYVIMPKMTVRWIEMVFGEGLSADEATRRIAEELDAAENAQDTEDAGETTAEEPTDAEEPTAESELEHDEAEDDVEDEGDEESDDEDSSAAEDEEE